Below is a window of Lolium rigidum isolate FL_2022 unplaced genomic scaffold, APGP_CSIRO_Lrig_0.1 contig_42541_1, whole genome shotgun sequence DNA.
ACAACCTGCTTCTGATCCACCACATCATCTTTGGCCTCGCTGGCCGTGGCGACACTTGGGAGGCAGGTTGAATGCGATAGAGAGCACGAGGTGGTTCCTGCCTGGAGCGGCTAGCACATGAAGTGGTGCCTCTATGCTAGCGCGGCGGATAGCATGACCTTGCCCTGCTTCTTCGTCGCCTAGGAGTCGGGGGTGAGATTGTGGAGATTTGAAGAGTGGCACGATCCATTCCCCCAGGGATGGTGCTAGAGGCAAGGTCAGTTTATGATTTCGGGCAAAAATGCTTGGTACAAAAAAAACTGATAGTGATGGACATAAACAAATGGTTTTATTTTCCTACACTTGGGACAACTGTTTGTTGAAATATATTGCCTTGCCTCATCAAGTTTGGACTTTTGCTTGAGTTGTCTAGTGCATCAATcgaagtttttatgatctttcgcTATTTTTGAGAGTTAATGTATTTGTGCAAAATGTTATATTTGTATCGCTAAGATTTATTTTTAAATAAGTAGCTGAACGAATTTAGGGAAAAGTTTAGAGATGCTATCACATAGTGTATACATGTAACGATTTTAGTCTAAATAGTACAGATAGCAGCTGTCCCTCAGGCCGCCGCTACGGAGCCGGTGACGGCGCCCCTCCCGTCGAACGACGGTAGGGAGGAAAGGGCTTCCGCGGTGGCGCATCATGGGAGGCGATGAGGCGCAGGTTGAGGACGCCGGGCGGCATGGCTGCTTGGCCGTGGCCTGATGCACTTcgccggtagccatggaggagtgggtggagcggtggcggccttcgCCTCCGGTGGCGGTTTGGCGGTGGTACGCAAGATCCGCGCCGCCTTTTTCCTCTCTTGTGATCCGGCAGGAGTGACTGGTGgggtgggggctgctggtctagCTTTttctggtggcggtcctcgggtttctctcatgcgaagatgaagacctgccggAGGCCAGTCCGCCTTGATTTGgctggagtgatgagttccggaaggcgccgccggcgaatggaatagtgcatcttttgcctgaagtttgctggatcgggtggtattcggttgtgcgcacccatgcttttatttcgacCGTTGGTTCTGAAGGGAGCGGCgcaaagctctattctgtgttgacatcaagtgactttttggtttatggtgaagtcagaagaaggaatatcatgaaggctggaTTGAAGGACTAGCTAagagaggttcaagtctccgcgatatTGAGAGACTTGCTTAGCGTTTCGGGCTCCACAGTAGtgttatgaaagtgggggcggcaacactaCCTTTCACGGTGAaagtctggcaatgaccttgttggagacattgttttgagagcggagactatcttcagggtgaaacctaagatctttggtcggacgacggcggcgctggtgcaccgttcccttcttggaggcgtcgcttttggagagtctgtatttcaggtgttgtcttggtggtggatgtattgctgttgtcagTTCTGGGATGCTGTAGCGGAACTTTTGTTTCTtagatttcttttctcttttttagttgtgtgcattcGTACTGTCATtagtgtgttgtgttgttgcagaggctggatgtaattggtatcttttgatattaatatatttcatttATCGAAAAATATACGCAGCAGGGTATACGCGATATTAGTTGGTTTTGCTAGTGGCGGTGGAAGAGCGCGCGAGGCGTGCTGCTCCCGACAGAGATCAAAGCTGGGCCACACGATCAGGCGCGGCGCCCCATTTGGACGGGCAGAAGGTGACCACGTATTCCGGAGCGTAGCagcgcgccgcggcggcggcctggtCGTACGCGTAGCTGTAGTAGCCAGGGCAGGCGTCCCTGAAGAGGCGCGAGTAGACGCTGCCCCGGCACGTCTCCGCCGTGCCGTACGCGCCGCGGCAGCAGAAGGCGTCCAGTCCGAACGCCAGGCACGCGCTCCTGCACGCCACCACCGTCGTCTTGCCCTTCCCGCTCCCGCCGCTCCTCACCTGCAGCTCCGGCGGGCACAGCGCGTTCATGTCCTTGGCGCACCCGGCGATGAAGCACTTGCTGCTGCGGTTCGCCGGCCTGGTCCACACGGCCACCGGGAGGTTGTACCCGTCCACCACGCTCACGTCGTAGGAGCTCCCCTTGCTCGGGTCCTCGTGCAGGTTCACCTCCACGAGCGTGGCGGGCGGGGCGCCGATGGACCCGTTGCAGGCGAGACGTCCGCCGCAGTCGCCGGTCAGGCATCCGCCGTTGGCGCCCGCGAAGTCGCAGCCGGTGCGGCCCCAGATGCGGCCGTTCCAGGTGGCCGGCGCACTGACGCGCTTCGACTGGCCGGGCGGGAGGAAGAAGCCGCCGTCGGCGACCACGGGGTGGCCGGcgttcggcgccgccgccggccacaccGGGAAGGGGCACTTGTTGTTTACGTGGAACGTGACGCCCACCACCGACCCTGCAAAACCATATTACGATGATGTATAAGTACGTGTTCAGTACAACGCAAAACGCAGCACTTGAACGTGTTGGCCTTCGTCGCGAGCACAGACTCACCTGGGAGAACCAGCGCGAGGATGCACAAGAAAACCAGAGGAAGAACAGCCATCTCTCCAATCTGTTGAGGAGGACACCTGCAATGCAAATGGAGATGTAGCCGGCCGAGCTTTATACTTGCAAAATGCAGGGAAGAGATGAGGACTGATTGAGTTTAACTAAGCCTACCTAGGACTGGGAGGAGGAGATTAGCATTAGTGTGACTTGCATTGCAATGGAAGTAAAGCTAGGGCATTATGAGAGCGGCCGAGTGCAGAGACCTGCTGGAAAAAAGATTCGGTGGGTAAGGAAATTTTATCTGTTAGCACTAGGTAAGCTTGAATTGTTGAACACTTCAGTGGAGACGCCCTGCTCGGTGCGGCGGACGCTGAGGGCCGGAGGCGGGGCTGCGGGCGGTGCACGGGTGGGCGCAGTGctacggggcggcggccctgcgtGTGCTCTGGGTGGCTTGGCGGCCGCCGTGGCTGCGAGGGTGGCATGGTGGCTGGACCGGGGAACTCGCGCTGCTGCGGCCGACGGCTCGATCTTGGAACCCCGTGTTGGCGTTTGTCGAAGCTCCCTCTCTGTGGCGGTTGGCGGCGCCCGTGGAGCTCTTCTCGGTGAGCTTGGTCGGCAGTGGTGGTGCGACTCGGCTCTTTAGCCTCGGGCGGTGCGGGTGGTGGCAGTGGAGCTCGCAGAGCTCCTTGGTctggttgtggtggtggtggtggcttgtgTGCGGCGGTGGCGCCGCTTCTGCACATGAGGTGTGTCTGTGGAGTGCGGGCCGACAGCGTTCGGCCTTCTTCTCGTTGTTCGGCCGCGTGAGGGTGTGGTGGCTCGTatgctccgggcgaaagcctgacCGCGCGGCGTCTGTGGATGTCGTCGTCCTTCTTGGGGGGCGGTCGTGGAGCTCTCTGACCTTCGCTTCCCTCGGGCTCACAACTtcgggtgaaaacctagatccCGCGGGATCGGACGACGGCGTTGTCTCTTTGTTGTttcccctcttgagggcatcgtcTTGAAGTTGGTGATCCCCTTCGCGCTCTCCGGCGGTCTGGACACACTGGGCATCTGGGTTGGCAGGAGGTCAACCGGAGATGCGGGTGTTCTGGGTGGAGGCTTGTGAGGCAACGACaatggtggtgaccaaggtcTGGTTGCGGCAAGGTCATGTTAGTCGGCTCCATTCCGACGTGTCCGAATGTCTTCGTGGTGGTCTCCtcttgctgtgaagtcgaagctgctCTTGGGAGGTGTACGATGACCTTTGAGGGGCGGTCCGTTGAAGGTCCAATTCGGCGCTtgtcttgcgcatctcctctccgAGGTTCGTCTTCAGAATCGGAGCTGCCGGTCTCTTCTCAAAGAgtcatctgtttggcataggccggcttgagcttcttgtgtagcttttgtgggtagccagggtggctaGGTGTGCCCCTTGTGGCGGAGTAAGTGTGGTTGTGGGTGTGCTTTGGCActgttgttgttggttttcgccccgttttctcctaaaaactgggcaccttctgcttaatgaatggacttttgcctccgtttcaaaaaaaaaagatggtgtAGCTGAGGACGTCGGGTTCTTGCCCGACCGCTTCACTATTTTTTCTCTCAAAAAAGGAGGGACGGTCGACCTCAACTATCTAACGATCAGCGCTGGTTCTAAGATTTTGGGGGCCCTAGGCGAGATTAAAATTTCAGGCCTTAATATAGAAACCACGACAGTAATAATGATATATACGTAAAAAACATGTCGTCAATAACATTTAAATGTATGTAGCATATGTAATAATTTATACATATTATCTTAAATTTTACTTGTAACATTTCTTGATGCAAAGTCACTAATGATGGGATCGATGTCGATGTCATCCAATAATTTCTTCTCGATGCATAATATTGCCAAACCATTTAACCTCTATTGAGTTTTTGTTGACCTCAAATAGTTCTTCGATAGTTTCAACTTTAAAAAACTCTTTTAGCCGATGCGACAATCACGGGCATAGTAAATAagatgtgataagcaatggagaTATTAGGATAACAATCCACTTCTCTAATATGTTCAAAAATATCCATTGCAGACATTACACCATTACACTATCTGGCAAGGTGAATATCATCATCTTTAATTCAGAAATAAGATATACCTCAACATTACATGAACCACCTTTAAGAGAGAAAGT
It encodes the following:
- the LOC124681433 gene encoding thaumatin-like protein translates to MAVLPLVFLCILALVLPGESVLSVVGVTFHVNNKCPFPVWPAAAPNAGHPVVADGGFFLPPGQSKRVSAPATWNGRIWGRTGCDFAGANGGCLTGDCGGRLACNGSIGAPPATLVEVNLHEDPSKGSSYDVSVVDGYNLPVAVWTRPANRSSKCFIAGCAKDMNALCPPELQVRSGGSGKGKTTVVACRSACLAFGLDAFCCRGAYGTAETCRGSVYSRLFRDACPGYYSYAYDQAAAAARCYAPEYVVTFCPSKWGAAPDRVAQL